In Terriglobia bacterium, a single genomic region encodes these proteins:
- a CDS encoding 2-dehydropantoate 2-reductase, with the protein MTRICVIGCGAVGSLFAAHLARLEGVEVWAYDVSKPHVDAINRAGLRLSGAEDFTAKLRASNDAAQIPRCDFGIVATKAIHTAGAIRQAARVFDDKSAICSVQNGVGNEELIAEHVKYVIRGTTFPAGHLVEPGHVGYDIKGDTWIGPFEPANTPMDMVEQLGAVMTRSGMNTIVLSDARGAQWTKLIFNAATNPVGALTRLHHSAATRFGPTGDLFEALIREGEAVAKAQGITLHGDPREMVRKGAQAPGEHKASMLQDVEAGRQTEVDFMNGAIVKWGEKFGVPTPLNKMVWQLVKGLERSFTNP; encoded by the coding sequence ATGACACGCATCTGTGTAATCGGTTGCGGAGCCGTAGGCAGTCTCTTCGCCGCGCATCTGGCGCGGCTGGAGGGAGTCGAAGTCTGGGCTTACGACGTCAGCAAGCCGCATGTGGACGCCATCAACCGCGCCGGCCTGCGTTTGAGCGGCGCGGAGGACTTCACCGCCAAGCTGCGCGCCTCTAACGACGCTGCACAGATTCCCCGTTGCGACTTCGGTATCGTGGCCACTAAGGCCATACACACTGCCGGCGCCATAAGGCAGGCGGCCCGCGTATTCGACGACAAGAGCGCGATCTGTTCCGTCCAGAACGGCGTGGGTAACGAGGAGCTCATCGCGGAGCACGTGAAGTACGTCATCCGCGGCACCACATTCCCCGCCGGGCACCTGGTCGAGCCGGGTCACGTCGGCTACGACATCAAGGGCGATACCTGGATCGGCCCCTTCGAGCCCGCCAACACGCCCATGGACATGGTCGAGCAACTCGGCGCGGTGATGACGCGCTCCGGCATGAACACCATCGTGCTGTCCGACGCCCGCGGCGCGCAGTGGACAAAATTGATCTTCAACGCCGCAACAAATCCCGTTGGCGCGCTTACGCGCCTGCATCACAGCGCGGCCACGCGCTTCGGCCCGACCGGCGATCTGTTCGAGGCCCTGATCCGCGAAGGCGAGGCGGTCGCGAAAGCGCAGGGCATCACTCTGCACGGAGATCCGCGCGAGATGGTTCGGAAGGGCGCGCAGGCCCCGGGCGAGCACAAGGCCAGCATGCTTCAGGACGTCGAAGCCGGACGGCAGACGGAAGTGGATTTCATGAACGGCGCCATCGTGAAGTGGGGAGAGAAGTTCGGCGTCCCGACGCCGTTGAATAAGATGGTTTGGCAGCTGGTGAAAGGCCTGGAGCGCTCGTTCACAAACCCGTGA
- a CDS encoding LLM class flavin-dependent oxidoreductase, protein MSVPFRIGVLQLSMEPLDQTVRMAKACDAAGFDIFWLAEAYPWWRKHGMEARSSTAMTAVIAHETKRLAIGWGIISPYTRHPVQIAMEARVLQDAAGPDRFILGLGASKIFMKEIGEGEKGKEVGPATVMRESLDIVKAVLDGGEVKYEGKAFQAYAPPLHSDAHVRRERIPMYIAGTGPVLQKLAGSHPASDGLLTASITTPAFVRYSKQNLDEGAKKAGRDPGSLDLGSVIVGSVDRDSKKGKEGAREMAAMYLANKVQNIKGSADVLLQSANLTFEELQPIADAMERGGRKAAAQAVTDSILAKACAIAGTPDECIQRIEEYRAAGCTNIMLEIWGDNREQQARLFGEAVLPHFRRYGVGQGR, encoded by the coding sequence ATGTCGGTCCCATTCCGCATCGGTGTACTGCAACTGAGCATGGAGCCGCTGGACCAGACGGTCCGCATGGCGAAGGCCTGCGACGCAGCCGGCTTCGACATCTTCTGGCTGGCCGAAGCCTATCCCTGGTGGCGCAAGCACGGCATGGAGGCGCGCTCCTCCACCGCCATGACCGCTGTGATCGCGCATGAGACCAAAAGACTCGCCATCGGCTGGGGCATCATCTCGCCCTACACTCGCCACCCCGTGCAGATCGCCATGGAAGCGCGCGTGCTCCAGGACGCCGCCGGCCCGGACCGCTTCATCCTCGGACTCGGGGCGTCGAAGATCTTCATGAAGGAGATCGGCGAGGGCGAGAAGGGCAAGGAAGTCGGCCCCGCCACCGTCATGCGCGAGAGCCTCGATATCGTGAAAGCCGTGCTCGACGGCGGGGAGGTGAAGTACGAAGGCAAGGCCTTCCAGGCCTATGCGCCACCGCTCCACTCCGATGCGCACGTGCGTCGCGAGCGCATCCCCATGTACATCGCAGGCACCGGCCCTGTCCTGCAGAAACTGGCGGGCTCGCACCCGGCTTCCGACGGCCTGCTCACCGCCAGCATCACCACTCCCGCATTCGTCCGCTACTCCAAGCAGAACTTGGACGAAGGCGCGAAGAAAGCCGGGCGCGACCCTGGTTCGCTCGACCTTGGTTCAGTGATCGTTGGCAGCGTAGACCGCGATTCGAAGAAAGGCAAGGAAGGCGCGCGCGAGATGGCGGCTATGTACCTGGCCAACAAGGTGCAGAACATCAAGGGCTCGGCTGACGTGCTGCTGCAGAGCGCGAATCTCACGTTCGAGGAGCTGCAACCGATCGCAGATGCCATGGAACGCGGCGGGCGCAAAGCTGCCGCTCAGGCAGTGACCGATTCCATCCTGGCCAAGGCCTGCGCCATCGCGGGAACGCCCGATGAGTGCATCCAGCGTATCGAGGAGTACCGCGCCGCCGGATGCACCAACATCATGCTCGAGATCTGGGGCGACAACCGCGAGCAGCAGGCGCGCCTGTTCGGCGAGGCCGTTCTGCCCCACTTCCGCAGGTACGGCGTTGGGCAGGGAAGATAA
- a CDS encoding fumarylacetoacetate hydrolase family protein → MRKLFMEGAVEDARKAFDYALKRGPQAQSPAGERILYGAKEVKIKAPIIPRKFFHTAGNFREHDEEAQKAGFSHPVLPWIVFFQNIDAIIGPDEPVVYPSHLTQELDYELELAVVIKKAGKHFTEKEAADYIGGYVIFNDVTARDIQRQEMKSGVFSFCKGIDTFCPLGPHIVTPDEIPDPHNLAMELRVNGEVRQRSHSNKMAVKIPQILAHYSAMGYSAGDVLSTGTVSGVAAFSSDPKAWYLKPGDVMECEIEKIGVLRNPVISWEQAHGGPPPKAARAGS, encoded by the coding sequence ATGCGCAAGTTGTTCATGGAGGGCGCGGTCGAGGATGCCCGCAAGGCATTCGATTACGCCCTGAAGCGCGGCCCGCAGGCACAGAGCCCCGCGGGCGAACGCATCCTCTATGGCGCGAAGGAAGTGAAGATCAAAGCGCCCATCATCCCGCGAAAGTTCTTCCACACCGCGGGGAATTTCCGCGAGCACGACGAAGAGGCGCAGAAGGCAGGCTTCTCGCATCCCGTGCTGCCCTGGATCGTCTTTTTCCAGAACATCGACGCCATCATCGGCCCCGACGAGCCGGTGGTGTACCCGTCCCACCTGACCCAGGAACTGGATTACGAGCTCGAATTGGCGGTGGTGATCAAGAAGGCGGGCAAGCACTTCACGGAGAAGGAAGCGGCGGACTACATCGGTGGGTACGTGATCTTCAACGATGTGACCGCACGCGACATCCAGCGCCAGGAGATGAAGTCGGGGGTGTTCAGCTTCTGCAAGGGCATCGATACCTTCTGCCCGCTGGGGCCGCACATCGTGACGCCAGACGAGATCCCCGACCCGCACAACCTGGCCATGGAACTTCGTGTGAACGGCGAAGTGCGGCAGCGCTCGCACTCCAACAAGATGGCAGTGAAGATCCCGCAGATCCTGGCGCATTACTCGGCCATGGGCTACAGCGCCGGTGACGTGCTCTCGACCGGCACTGTCTCCGGTGTGGCCGCTTTCAGCAGCGATCCCAAGGCTTGGTACCTGAAACCGGGCGACGTGATGGAGTGCGAGATCGAGAAGATCGGCGTGCTGCGCAATCCCGTGATCTCCTGGGAGCAGGCACACGGCGGGCCTCCGCCGAAGGCCGCCAGGGCGGGCTCGTAA
- a CDS encoding tryptophan 2,3-dioxygenase, whose amino-acid sequence MLLHEQDQTKPILPGKGASDYERYLRTDDLLALQKPPEEMLHPDELTFQVTHQSSELLMKAAAWELDRAREYVEQGDYANAGRLIRRADFELDFTINMLHILETITPYDYHVIRAGLGHGSGLDSPGFVALLHVGPRLGEAFFTQLEKAGLTPDELYRRHAEFFGLHDAAEQMLEFDSRMQLFRYKHLKLAQRIIGGQVVGTMGTPVEILKQRMEHGVLYKPLWDVRNEITAKMNAALEKQTQGHS is encoded by the coding sequence GTGCTATTGCACGAACAGGACCAGACCAAGCCCATTTTGCCCGGCAAGGGCGCATCGGATTATGAACGCTACCTGAGGACCGACGACCTGCTGGCGCTGCAAAAGCCGCCGGAGGAGATGCTTCATCCCGACGAACTGACATTCCAGGTCACCCACCAGAGTTCCGAGCTGTTGATGAAGGCGGCGGCGTGGGAGCTGGATCGGGCGCGCGAGTATGTCGAACAGGGCGATTACGCGAACGCAGGGCGGCTGATCCGGCGCGCCGATTTCGAGCTCGACTTCACTATCAACATGCTGCACATCCTGGAGACGATCACGCCCTACGACTACCACGTGATCCGTGCCGGCCTGGGGCACGGCAGCGGCCTGGATTCGCCGGGGTTTGTCGCCCTGCTGCACGTGGGGCCGCGCCTGGGGGAAGCTTTCTTCACGCAATTGGAAAAGGCCGGGCTGACTCCGGACGAGCTTTATCGGCGCCACGCGGAATTCTTCGGACTGCACGACGCGGCCGAGCAGATGCTCGAGTTCGATTCCCGCATGCAGCTGTTCCGCTACAAGCATCTGAAGTTGGCGCAGCGCATCATCGGCGGGCAGGTAGTCGGAACGATGGGAACGCCCGTCGAGATCCTCAAGCAGCGCATGGAACACGGTGTCCTGTACAAGCCACTGTGGGACGTGCGCAACGAGATCACCGCCAAGATGAATGCCGCGCTGGAAAAGCAAACCCAAGGACACAGCTAA
- the dinB gene encoding DNA polymerase IV, whose protein sequence is MDAFFVSVEELFDPSLKGKAVVVGGRPNERGVVSAASYEARKFGVHSAMPLRTAYKHCPHAVFVDGHPDRYREYSEKVYDVLGRFSPKVEMASIDEAYLDMTGTERLHGPPLRAAHALHQAIKSDTQLNCSIGIAASRLVAKVSSDQAKPNGVLWVLPGLEARFLAPLDVRKVPGVGKVTEKHLHDLGIHKVGDLARLEEDFLEERFGKWGMALAGKARGEDAGGWFDSEVGEGEGPKSISHEHTFSHDTADQQQLETTLAHLCELVGRRLREHKLFARTIQLKLRHADFSTITRAHSVDTATQLDTELFEHVRTLFRANWSAGTLVRLLGVHASGLCGSEGQLDLIDGQRHDRWKQALSTADRLRDKFGDGAVGLASGMRGGFRERTHENPAGLPGKRPKK, encoded by the coding sequence ATGGACGCCTTCTTCGTTTCAGTCGAGGAATTGTTCGACCCTTCGCTGAAGGGGAAGGCAGTGGTGGTCGGCGGACGCCCCAACGAGCGCGGCGTGGTTTCGGCCGCCTCCTACGAGGCGCGCAAGTTTGGCGTACACTCCGCCATGCCTTTGCGGACCGCCTACAAGCATTGTCCCCACGCCGTCTTCGTGGACGGTCATCCCGACCGCTACCGCGAGTACTCGGAAAAGGTGTACGACGTGCTCGGTCGCTTCTCGCCCAAGGTCGAGATGGCCTCCATCGACGAAGCCTACCTCGACATGACCGGCACCGAGCGCCTGCACGGCCCGCCCTTGCGCGCCGCGCACGCGCTTCACCAGGCCATCAAGAGTGACACTCAGCTCAATTGCTCGATCGGCATCGCAGCCTCGCGGCTGGTGGCCAAGGTTTCCTCCGACCAGGCCAAACCGAACGGCGTGCTCTGGGTCCTGCCCGGGCTGGAGGCGCGTTTCCTGGCGCCTCTGGATGTCCGCAAGGTCCCCGGTGTCGGCAAGGTCACCGAGAAGCACCTGCACGACCTCGGCATCCACAAGGTCGGCGACCTGGCCAGGCTGGAGGAAGATTTTCTCGAAGAGCGCTTTGGCAAGTGGGGTATGGCGCTGGCAGGGAAGGCGCGCGGAGAGGATGCGGGCGGTTGGTTCGACTCCGAAGTCGGCGAGGGCGAGGGCCCCAAGTCCATCAGCCACGAGCACACCTTCAGCCACGACACCGCCGACCAGCAGCAGCTCGAAACCACCCTCGCGCACCTCTGCGAGCTGGTCGGCCGGCGCCTGCGCGAGCACAAGCTGTTCGCTCGCACCATCCAGCTCAAGCTGCGCCACGCGGATTTTTCGACCATCACCCGCGCCCATTCCGTCGACACCGCCACCCAGCTCGATACCGAGCTCTTCGAGCACGTGCGCACGCTGTTCCGCGCTAACTGGTCCGCTGGAACGCTGGTCCGGCTGCTGGGCGTGCATGCCTCCGGACTATGCGGCAGCGAAGGGCAGCTCGACCTGATTGATGGCCAGCGCCACGACCGCTGGAAGCAGGCGCTCTCCACCGCCGACCGCCTGCGCGACAAGTTCGGAGATGGTGCCGTCGGCCTGGCCAGCGGCATGCGCGGCGGCTTCCGCGAGCGCACCCACGAGAACCCCGCCGGACTGCCCGGCAAGCGGCCCAAGAAGTAA
- a CDS encoding MFS transporter, with amino-acid sequence MEPEPSRLAATFRALAHRNFRLFFSGQFVSLVGTWMQQVAQSWLVYRLTGSALLLGMVGFAGQFPVFLFGPFGGAIADRANRHRVVIATQTAAMMLAFVLAALTLMGTVRVWHVFVLSALLGVVNAVDIPVRQAFVVDMVGKDDLMNAIALNSSMVNGTRIVGPAIAGVLVAAFGEGWCFFGNGVSYIAVIISLLFMNIRPVVRSRGERSALADIIEGVHYSARTAPIRDLLLLLGLMSLMGMPYAVLMPIFADQILHGGARGLGILMGATGVGALLGALTLATRRGLTGLGKWVAVSAAGFGACLILFAFSRNFWLSAALLLPVGFCFMLEMASSNTLIQAMVPDELRGRVMALYAVMFMGMAPFGALLAGALAHGLSAPVTVAIGGAVCVVGGIAFAVRLPQLRAEARQLIVAQQASGGALSEEVTGTTPQGEIAREIPSPASG; translated from the coding sequence ATGGAGCCTGAGCCGTCGCGCCTGGCCGCCACCTTCCGCGCCCTCGCCCACCGCAATTTCCGGCTCTTCTTCAGCGGCCAGTTCGTCTCGCTGGTCGGGACTTGGATGCAGCAGGTCGCGCAATCCTGGCTCGTCTACCGGCTCACCGGTTCCGCCCTGCTTCTGGGCATGGTCGGCTTCGCGGGACAGTTTCCCGTCTTTCTCTTCGGCCCTTTCGGCGGCGCCATCGCCGACCGCGCCAACCGGCACCGCGTCGTCATCGCCACTCAGACCGCCGCCATGATGCTGGCGTTCGTGCTGGCCGCGCTGACGCTGATGGGCACAGTGCGCGTCTGGCATGTCTTCGTGCTCTCAGCTCTGCTCGGCGTGGTCAACGCCGTGGACATCCCTGTGCGCCAGGCCTTCGTGGTGGACATGGTGGGCAAGGACGACCTGATGAACGCCATCGCCCTGAACTCCTCCATGGTGAACGGCACGCGCATCGTGGGCCCGGCCATCGCTGGCGTTCTGGTCGCGGCCTTCGGAGAGGGCTGGTGCTTCTTCGGCAACGGGGTCAGCTACATCGCGGTCATCATCAGCCTGCTGTTCATGAATATCCGTCCCGTGGTGCGCTCCCGCGGCGAGCGCTCGGCGCTGGCCGACATCATCGAAGGGGTTCACTACTCGGCGCGCACCGCGCCCATCCGCGACCTCCTGCTGCTGCTCGGCCTGATGAGTCTGATGGGGATGCCCTATGCCGTGCTCATGCCCATCTTTGCCGACCAGATCCTGCACGGGGGCGCGCGCGGCCTCGGCATCCTGATGGGCGCCACCGGCGTCGGCGCGCTGCTCGGCGCCCTGACGCTGGCCACGCGGCGCGGTCTAACAGGCCTGGGGAAGTGGGTCGCAGTCTCCGCGGCGGGCTTCGGCGCCTGCCTGATCCTGTTCGCTTTCTCGCGCAACTTCTGGCTGTCGGCGGCGCTGCTGCTGCCTGTCGGATTTTGCTTCATGTTGGAGATGGCGTCGTCCAACACGCTCATTCAGGCCATGGTCCCCGACGAACTGCGCGGCCGCGTGATGGCCCTCTACGCCGTGATGTTCATGGGCATGGCGCCTTTCGGCGCGCTGCTGGCGGGCGCCCTGGCCCACGGCCTGAGCGCCCCGGTCACGGTCGCCATCGGCGGGGCAGTGTGCGTCGTCGGCGGCATCGCGTTCGCTGTCCGCCTGCCGCAACTGCGCGCCGAGGCACGCCAGTTGATCGTCGCCCAGCAGGCGTCCGGGGGCGCCCTCTCGGAAGAAGTCACCGGCACCACGCCCCAGGGCGAGATCGCCCGCGAGATTCCCAGCCCCGCCTCGGGCTGA
- a CDS encoding curli production assembly protein CsgG yields MRNVFRVALVVLLASLLVQAAEQRRKRVAIMDFEYGTVRSAVAGIFGTDVDVGRGIRDLLVKYLVKDGTYSVIERAALDKILAEQNFSNSDRANPASAAKIGKLLGVDAMVFGSITQFGYDNKQTKVGGGGGGWGGFGIGGFSHKKSKAIVTVDARVVDIDTAEILLVADGKGESSRESTSMLGGGGNWHGFGGGAVDFGSSDFQQTILGEAVKGATEQMASGLIQGAEKLSARTITVEGLVAFVDRSTVVLNVGAKSGLKSGDQLSVERVTREIKDPATGKILRRMSDKIGVIQITTVDDNSAEAKIVSGSGFKVGDMAKTTTQ; encoded by the coding sequence ATGAGGAACGTGTTCAGGGTGGCACTGGTGGTGTTGCTTGCATCCCTGCTGGTGCAGGCAGCGGAACAGCGCAGGAAGCGTGTAGCCATCATGGATTTTGAGTACGGGACGGTGCGATCGGCCGTAGCCGGCATCTTCGGCACCGACGTGGATGTGGGCCGCGGCATCCGCGACCTGCTGGTCAAATACCTGGTCAAGGACGGCACCTACTCCGTCATCGAGCGCGCTGCGCTCGACAAGATCCTGGCTGAGCAGAATTTCTCCAACAGCGATCGTGCCAACCCGGCCAGCGCCGCGAAGATCGGCAAGCTCCTGGGCGTTGACGCCATGGTCTTCGGCAGCATCACGCAGTTTGGCTACGACAACAAGCAGACCAAAGTCGGGGGTGGAGGAGGCGGCTGGGGCGGCTTCGGCATCGGCGGCTTCTCTCACAAGAAATCGAAAGCTATCGTCACCGTGGACGCGCGCGTCGTGGACATCGATACCGCCGAGATCCTGCTGGTGGCCGACGGCAAGGGTGAATCCTCGCGCGAGAGCACCTCGATGCTGGGCGGCGGTGGGAACTGGCACGGATTTGGCGGCGGCGCCGTCGACTTCGGCTCCAGCGATTTCCAGCAGACCATCCTGGGCGAGGCCGTCAAGGGCGCCACCGAGCAGATGGCTTCCGGACTCATCCAGGGCGCGGAAAAGCTGTCGGCCCGCACCATCACGGTCGAGGGCCTGGTTGCGTTCGTGGATCGCAGTACCGTCGTGTTGAACGTGGGCGCTAAGTCGGGCCTGAAATCAGGCGATCAGCTCTCGGTCGAGCGGGTCACCCGCGAGATCAAGGACCCTGCGACGGGCAAGATCCTGCGCCGCATGAGCGATAAGATCGGCGTCATCCAGATCACCACGGTCGACGACAACTCGGCCGAGGCGAAAATCGTCAGCGGCTCCGGCTTCAAGGTCGGCGACATGGCCAAGACCACGACCCAGTGA
- a CDS encoding 6-phosphofructokinase, giving the protein MKIGILTGGGDCPGLNAVIRAAVRKGIFHFGDEFLGFLEGWRGVLEDKTMPLGLDQVAGILPRGGTILRTSRTNPDKHEGGVNRCAENLKKHELDALIAIGGDDTMRIATKLNAMGVKVVGVPKTIDNDLSGTDFCFGFDTAVNVATSAIDRVHTTAEAHARVMVVEVMGRDSGWIAIYSGLAGGADVILVPERPFDIEDVTAVIRKRYERGRLFSIVVVAEGAKLISDVDPNHGAPVVTEMGKDEFGHVRLGGIGNILAREIEKRTGFETRAVVLGHIQRGGSPSAFDRVLATRYGMAAIDAIHRSEFGVMMALRGTQIVCVPLNEDILRTRFVDQDLVEVALGLHDKLEKVGA; this is encoded by the coding sequence ATGAAGATCGGCATTCTCACCGGCGGCGGCGACTGCCCGGGACTCAACGCGGTGATCCGCGCTGCGGTCCGCAAGGGCATCTTTCACTTCGGCGACGAGTTCCTTGGCTTCCTCGAGGGCTGGCGGGGCGTGCTGGAAGACAAGACCATGCCGCTCGGGCTCGACCAGGTCGCCGGCATCCTGCCCCGCGGAGGGACCATCCTGCGCACCTCGCGCACCAATCCCGACAAGCATGAGGGTGGCGTGAACCGCTGCGCGGAGAACCTGAAGAAGCACGAACTGGATGCGCTCATCGCCATCGGCGGCGACGACACCATGCGCATCGCCACCAAGCTCAACGCCATGGGCGTGAAGGTGGTGGGCGTGCCCAAGACCATCGACAACGATCTTTCCGGCACCGACTTCTGCTTCGGCTTCGACACCGCCGTCAACGTGGCGACTTCCGCCATCGACCGCGTGCACACCACCGCTGAGGCGCACGCGCGCGTCATGGTGGTCGAGGTCATGGGACGCGACTCCGGCTGGATCGCCATCTACAGCGGCCTGGCCGGCGGCGCTGACGTCATCCTCGTCCCCGAGCGCCCGTTCGATATCGAAGACGTCACCGCGGTCATCCGCAAGCGTTACGAACGCGGCCGCCTGTTCAGCATCGTAGTGGTCGCCGAAGGCGCCAAGCTGATCAGCGACGTCGACCCCAACCACGGCGCCCCGGTGGTGACCGAGATGGGCAAGGACGAATTCGGCCACGTGCGCCTGGGTGGCATCGGCAACATCCTGGCGCGCGAGATCGAGAAGCGCACCGGCTTTGAGACCCGCGCCGTCGTGCTCGGCCACATCCAGCGCGGTGGCTCGCCCAGTGCCTTCGACCGCGTGCTCGCCACCCGCTACGGCATGGCGGCCATCGACGCCATCCACCGCTCGGAATTCGGCGTGATGATGGCCCTGCGCGGCACCCAGATCGTCTGCGTCCCGCTGAACGAGGATATCCTTCGCACCCGCTTCGTGGACCAGGACCTGGTGGAGGTTGCGCTCGGCCTGCACGACAAGCTGGAAAAGGTCGGGGCTTGA
- a CDS encoding AMP-binding protein → MADQSPPNRDLPPSLWHSGIGSIFFTLLGRALAVLPYWLLRSFLWILTHTVYRLRVEGRENIPASGGALFVCNHLSFIDGMLLTAATHRQVRFVMYKGIYDHPVVNPWARMTGAIPISSELRPRDMIHSLREASQAIRNGEVVCIFAEGQITRIGRMLPFRRGFERVIKGVDAPIVPVHLDGVWGSIFSFDRGRFLWKIPRQIPYDVGISFGKPMPPDSSAFEVRQAVQELATEAYRHRKRNMRTLPQSLVRGARRHPFRFLMADMNTPHVSFMSALIKSIYLARRLGRVWNGQRCVGILLPPSVGGALVNFAASLMGKIPVNLNYTTSESTITKCMEQAGVTTVVTARAFLEKVPLKLPGMVLLEEVAAKPKPHEKLMAALIGWVFPVQAIEKTLGGLNHSPDLDDLATIIFSSGSTGEPKGVMLTHFNIVSNIDGMGQVFMFNKHDRVMSILPLFHAFGYTVLLWLPPVLGIGTVYHPNPLDARAVGELTLKYKCTLLVATPTFMQTYMRRCTPEEFGSLVYMIVGAEKLSCRLAQAFEDQFGIRPLEGYGCTECAPVVAVNCREYRAPGFRQVGAKRGKIGHPLPGVSVKIVNPETMEPLPLGEAGLLLVRGPNVMQGYLNRPDKTAEVMHEGWYITGDIASLDEDGFLTMSDRLSRFSKIGGEMVPHLKIEETLHEIVEATEQTFAVTAVPDEKKGERLAVLHTLPEDKLNSVLRRFSQEDLPALWKPRPNQFYRVDSLPYLGTGKIDLGRVRQIAKERAGAVLATSAD, encoded by the coding sequence ATGGCCGACCAATCGCCTCCGAATCGCGACCTTCCTCCCAGCCTGTGGCACAGCGGCATCGGGAGTATCTTCTTCACCCTCCTGGGCCGTGCGCTCGCGGTGCTGCCGTACTGGCTGCTGCGGTCGTTCCTGTGGATCCTGACGCACACGGTATACCGATTGCGGGTGGAAGGGCGGGAGAACATCCCGGCGAGCGGCGGTGCGCTCTTCGTCTGCAATCATCTCTCGTTCATCGACGGGATGCTGCTGACCGCGGCGACGCACCGTCAGGTGCGCTTCGTGATGTACAAGGGCATCTACGACCACCCGGTGGTGAACCCGTGGGCGCGGATGACGGGCGCCATCCCCATCTCGTCGGAACTGCGGCCGCGGGACATGATCCATTCGCTGCGCGAGGCCAGCCAGGCCATCCGCAATGGGGAGGTCGTCTGCATCTTCGCCGAGGGACAGATCACACGCATCGGGCGGATGTTACCGTTCCGGCGCGGCTTCGAGCGGGTGATCAAGGGCGTGGATGCACCCATCGTGCCGGTGCACCTGGATGGGGTGTGGGGCTCGATCTTCAGCTTCGACCGGGGGCGCTTCCTGTGGAAGATCCCGCGGCAGATTCCCTACGACGTGGGCATCAGCTTCGGCAAACCCATGCCGCCGGACTCGTCCGCCTTCGAGGTGCGGCAGGCAGTACAGGAGCTGGCAACCGAGGCCTACCGGCACCGCAAAAGGAACATGCGCACGCTGCCGCAGTCACTGGTGCGGGGCGCGCGCCGGCATCCGTTCCGCTTCCTGATGGCGGACATGAACACGCCACACGTCAGCTTCATGTCGGCGTTGATCAAGAGCATCTACCTGGCGCGGCGGCTGGGAAGAGTGTGGAACGGGCAGCGCTGCGTGGGCATCCTGCTGCCGCCGTCGGTGGGCGGCGCGCTCGTGAACTTCGCGGCTTCCCTGATGGGAAAGATCCCGGTCAACCTCAACTACACCACCTCGGAGAGCACGATCACGAAGTGCATGGAGCAGGCGGGAGTCACCACCGTGGTGACGGCGCGCGCGTTCCTGGAAAAAGTGCCGCTGAAACTGCCTGGCATGGTCCTGCTGGAGGAGGTCGCAGCCAAGCCAAAGCCGCACGAGAAGCTGATGGCGGCGCTGATCGGGTGGGTCTTCCCGGTACAGGCGATTGAGAAGACGCTGGGCGGGCTGAACCATTCGCCGGACCTCGACGACCTGGCCACGATCATCTTTTCCAGCGGCAGCACGGGCGAGCCCAAGGGGGTGATGCTGACCCACTTCAACATCGTCTCCAACATCGATGGCATGGGCCAGGTGTTCATGTTCAACAAGCACGACAGGGTGATGAGCATCCTGCCCCTGTTCCACGCCTTCGGTTACACGGTACTGCTATGGCTGCCGCCGGTGCTGGGCATTGGGACCGTCTACCATCCAAATCCGCTGGACGCGCGAGCGGTCGGCGAGCTGACGCTGAAGTACAAGTGCACGCTGCTGGTGGCCACGCCGACCTTCATGCAGACCTACATGCGCCGGTGCACTCCGGAGGAGTTCGGGTCGCTGGTGTACATGATCGTGGGCGCCGAGAAGCTGTCGTGCCGGCTGGCGCAGGCCTTCGAGGACCAGTTCGGCATCCGGCCGCTGGAAGGCTACGGCTGCACCGAGTGCGCGCCGGTGGTGGCGGTGAACTGCCGCGAGTACCGCGCGCCGGGGTTCCGGCAGGTGGGGGCCAAGCGCGGCAAGATCGGGCACCCGCTGCCCGGGGTAAGCGTGAAGATCGTCAATCCGGAGACGATGGAGCCGCTGCCGCTGGGCGAAGCCGGCCTGCTGCTGGTGCGCGGCCCCAACGTCATGCAGGGATATCTGAACCGGCCCGACAAGACCGCCGAGGTCATGCACGAAGGGTGGTACATCACCGGAGACATCGCGTCTCTGGACGAGGACGGCTTCCTGACCATGTCGGACCGGCTGAGCCGGTTCAGCAAGATCGGCGGCGAGATGGTGCCGCACCTGAAGATCGAGGAAACGCTGCACGAGATCGTCGAAGCCACGGAACAGACCTTCGCCGTGACCGCCGTGCCGGATGAAAAGAAAGGCGAACGGCTGGCGGTGCTGCACACCCTGCCGGAGGACAAGCTCAACTCGGTGCTGCGGCGCTTCTCCCAGGAAGATCTCCCGGCGCTGTGGAAGCCTCGTCCCAACCAGTTCTACCGCGTGGACTCGCTGCCCTACCTGGGCACGGGGAAGATCGACCTGGGACGCGTGCGGCAGATCGCGAAGGAGCGTGCGGGCGCGGTACTGGCGACCAGCGCGGACTAG